Part of the Homalodisca vitripennis isolate AUS2020 unplaced genomic scaffold, UT_GWSS_2.1 ScUCBcl_6124;HRSCAF=13193, whole genome shotgun sequence genome, TATGTGTTACAAGAAGGATTTGCTCAAGAGTTCTCTTTTATCCTGCCAgtaaaagaataacaaatatttttatactatgaatCGTTATTTTTAGCTCTTGCTACCCTACAATGTTTAGTCATATATCGGGTGTCCAGGCTAGaagtatcaataaataaataactctatcagggttatttaacaaattttgtagCAATTCCCATTACAAACCAAATGCAATGGAAAACTACATTgtgtgtttaaagtttaaaggtGTTTTCTACtaatatcttattattaaaaaataaataaagttaaatataaatgagTACAACCTTgaagataaaactttaaaaaaatgttttaatatttatcttaaatttttaatttagttatttattctttaaagaGCAAACTGGGGGCCCACAGAACCCTACatcaatttattttccaaatttctcAGTTTAAGTTTGTTGCTAGAACTTTTGGTACTGATGTAATTTTAGTTATCACTACGAGGCTTCAAGCCCCACCACTTAGCCACCTTAGTTGCCAGCTAATAAAAATCTGTAATCTCCTCTGTTTAACTTATTAAGGTTGTGTTTTTccttattgtctatatttattAGATTGGTTGTAATGTcatttttgtagttatttgtaaaataatttatataattttccttattgaccaaagacaatttttaattaataaccaatacaaagtttttacaatattataaaaagagtGTTTTGAACTATACAGCCTTTAATTGTGATGGTCAAATTTGCCTATGTTTGTGATTTTGTGTAAGATATGTCATAATTGTGTGATGAAACAAATTACATTCATACATTGTTTCTCTACATATAATAAAGTGTTATCTACTGTAGAGTTTTGtgtataaaacctttaaaaactcATACACATGAGCTATTTCAAAAGAGTTACATTGTTTACACTGTTTtgtcaaaattacaatatttttttagaaacaaatttataatcattatgtttattgtttttaaccaatatattacaaattacacaCACTAATAGTCTAaggaaacaaacaaaacttatataaatgtactttaacttatatttttaaggtGTGTTTTTAAAATGGGGCTCTATTAGACCCTGTGTGTGTGCTGTGCTGAAGGGTATACAAAAACACTCATATAAATTCATCCACTGTGTAGAATGCCCTGGACAACAAAAAAgtttttcatgtttctttttcCTCCCTATGACAGCAAATTAGCCACTAACATGTATATCAGCCAAATGATGATGTTTACTTAGACGTCAGCTGATTACATCACCACTGTTGACTTTATATTCCATGTCTGTGGAATAATAAAGACATCACTGTCATATTTGAGGATTAAAAGATAATGCTAATTCCAGTAATGCATGAAAGAGACATcccaaaagtaaatatttttaaagaacaatcaGTGACAGGCCATATTTAATAAGGTCATATTGCAAAATTTTCCCAGTACCTCAAATTCCAAACCAAACCATAATAAATTCCAGAAATACAATGCTCCAGCACATCACCACTATGATGTTCAGGATTTTCTTAACAAATAATATCCTCATCGTTCATTGGGTAGGAGAGGAATTATTGAATGGCCAGCAACATCACCAGATTTCTTTGCATGGGGGATTCATCAAAGATGTTGCGTACAGGTAAGAGTACAAAGTTTACTGGAACTAAGGCATCATAATGTGGCTGTAGTTTAAAGGGTAGTGCCAGAAATGCTCAAAAACACATGATAGGAGGTTGAACACTGATTAGACTGCATGAGgtaacttataaatatatcaatcTTGGTTGTACCAGGTGTCTCCGAAAAAAGAATGCCAGGATTTTTTAGCAGctgttacttaaaaactattcaaaataaactaaactactTAAACGtaaattgaagttgaaataactaAGTTTTGTTTTCCATGTAGCATGGAAGGAAACATTGACCTTGACATGTGCACAAAACACGCTGCGCCGCGTGGCAGTCCACTATTGTGAATGACACGCCTGATGCCAGTTGCGAGTACAATGTTTATGGCACAACAGAAGTCACAGTTTTGTGTGGTATGTAGAATTGAAATCGGTTGTTAATATGCAGCGTCAGTTTTGAGTTATGTATCGAAGTCAAAATTCGcctgtattatttttacattaaaaactttaaattttattgtgattttaaactagccagattttagttttttcaatttgtataaatttgaCAATCAAAATTACTAATTTCAGTTTTTAACAAATATGCTTCATCAAGATACATCTGAACTTGGAAATACGCTATGCCCCTTCATCTGGccatcaaaatatatatataaataatatatatatatatatatacacacacacacacatgcatgtgtgtgtgtgtgcgcgcgcacgcacatgtgtgtggtgtgtgtgtgtgtgtgtgtgcgcgcgcgtgtgtgtgtgtgcgcacacgtgtgtgtatattatatatatttatatacgtgaTGTATATGAAGGTATGAATACTCATTCACTGTCAAAGTTAATACATACAGTAATAACAACTAGAAAAAGGAGTTAGAAAAACTAACCTTTGTAGTATACACATTGAGATAGAGGGCAATCTTCACCCCatgtatatttaagaatattatgtGTTCTTGCAGGAGAATCACCACCTTCTTTTTGTGGGCATCGAGGTATCTTCCCAGTGGCCATAAGGCTCAGGTTcctaaaatatattcattacgatatgcaaattaaaattaattttagagttATGAGATTGTTTTGCAATAGTAATAACTAaaccaatattacatttttaaatgagaagtttattgtttgtaatgacTTGCTAAATGGTGCATGAtagtattagtaattatttacgTTGTCTAATGCAATGTATATtgataaatagaatagaatagaatagaatagaatttatttttgaaaattattacaataacacattatatacattggtaatacacaatgtaatacatcaataaagtaagtaaacaacCAAATGACAATAAAGAGATTCTATTCTGTTCTAAAGAGATACTTTTCTATGTTAAGTGAAACTGCTAATACTACATATCCGTCTGTACAGGTGAGTTGAAAGGGATGGTTGGAGTTTTCTCGTGATTGGCTATAGCTTAaccaaaaaaacaattaataatgattaatatgATTTTCTTTCTCAGAGACTACCAGCTTTTCAACAATTTAAGAAAGATAATGATTTTTCTTACTACAAGAAGACAGGAGTTTATGACATTCATTAAATGTACAAGTCTAAATTACGTGCAAAGCCATCCATCCCACACTGAACCAGTCAGATTTTGTTCAGTCTGAGGGTGtttaaagtaaactaaatttaaGCAAACCActcttaaattaatataagtttttttttagttctgcaactggaaatgtataatttgattttaaggtTAAGTGTAGGGTAGATTTACACCCTTGTCAGTGATTTCTCATCTTCCTTAAATGATTTTGGGAAGGGGCAGTTCCCGCCCCTGAGTATCAGATGATATTAGTATTCCTCAAATGATAAGTCAGCATAGTGTTTATTTtagacagttttatttttaggaattttgcttgtgcataaaattttatattttaggcatGATTTCTTTAGTTTTGATACAAAGCtgtggttttattaaaattgatagttTTGTTCTGAAACAGTTTTCCAGCACAATTTGttccaattaaataataattaattccaaaaaataattaattgtgtcaGTATCTGAAAATATTACCTATAATTTTTACTGtggttgttaaaaatttaaatgtgatttGTATAGGGTTTTGTACACATATAAGGTATGTAAGGTATGTTATACTGTTGATCTTTTGActtgtgtaaaaacaaaacaattttgtagtttgTCTGAGTTAGTTGGTGGTTTTCTTCCTATAGGGAAAAGGTTTGCATTTAAACATAGCTAATTATACACTGGAACTCTTCTTCAAATTAACATCTTTTTAATGGgcatttctataattatttaagtttaaaataaaatgtttcttaaactatactaagtattatatttttaaaattacatttacctTGAACCTTAAATTTCCCACTGGAGGTTTTGCATAAGGAATTCCTTGAAAAGAATAATACAACTTGTTAGATCTGCCAATTGATTTCTTGACCAGACCTCTTAGTCTACCTTGTTTTGTAGATATTTCTATCTCGTCCAGCATttcaaaactaaaagtaatacaccatttaaattttaatagtcatACAAACTATAgtcacaattttataaataacttttttattgtttttataaagaattatctttttattttgttctttgaaTTTTAAGAATGCATATGCTAATAAtaccttttttacatttaatatacaatgttttgtgTAGGCGTTGctgtataatttttcattaaaattttgattatgaacTTCATTAatgaatgataatttttaataaaaataatacttatttcaattattacacaattaattttatgtcaaaaaaaTCCATCTGTAAAGACTAAAATACTTTCATAATTTGGCTTATTGTGACCAAATTTGTTTATCCTTAGCATCAGACactgaaaaaaaattgtttttccaaGAATACTTGTACTAGGTCTTCATAAATTACATcacattaaatttgattttttaatgaaaattcaactttcaaattaaaaacaagacTGGAAACAAtagaattttgtgttttttatggaATTGAGCTTGTTAATTCAATCTCATGATATATACCATTCAGaagtataaatttaacatttacaaaatatcaagGACCATCATTCAAAGTATGGAGTATATTAAAAAAGGAATGCACTCATATGTATTTAAAGCTTTCTCAAAAAAGGctattttgattaataaacttttatcattaAACATCAAGCAAACTGCTTAAAACGTATCacctaaaaaatgtttatgttaaaaaaagtaacatttactcatattttaattctGGTTGAAAATCCAATCTTCATATTAGAAGCACGGtggacattttaaaaatcattggTGGGTTAATCATGTAAATAATGTTGTTAACGGAACACAAAACCAGTAAGATTGGAGTCTGGGATTACTTCTTTCGAAAATGTTCAAGAAATGTGTCAtccaaaatttgttttagtatGACCAATCTCTATTAGACTAAAAGTATAAGATAAATGATAgcttataataaaaagttttccaatcccatattttattaagttaagttatttattatagaaaaaatgtatCCTTACCTTCACTGCATTTCCTGATCTCCACTAATTTCAAGATTTCAAGCTCAAATTACTACTTTAGagaaaatcagaatataaataaattacgtttttcaacatataattgttttagaTTCGGGGGTGGCAAAAATAGATGTTATAATTGTCGCTTAGTTCAGATATAAAATAgataagaataataaacatttttactgatCCAGGCAATAACATGTTCACAAACGACAGGTACCCCATCAGGTAGTCGCGATCTTTCACAATTGCTGTTGTGTACGCGTTTGGGTACCACACCAAGCTTACGTAATCACCATGCTGTGCGCCCGATGgggtataattttttatataataaagagttgctatgcatttccttattgcgtttttattgtttgtctatCTTGGTGGTTTTGTTAAATGTGAtcccatatttaaataaatatctaagatTATCATGTACTCCGCCGGGCACACAATTGCTAAATTTTTTaggtaaatcaattttttttaggtaTCCCTTAGCGATACACGGAGAGAGAAACATTCAAcagacatattaaaataatatttttgcacaaaagttactattaaaatattcaaacagcATATAAAAAGTGTGAAAATTAGCCAATTTTGTcaacttattaaattttgaaattgtaatataaaaaaaacaatattgccTTACCTGATGTTAGATCACGAGTACAATCATGAAGATAAGTgtaaattagtgtttattttcTGACATGAACTGTCACCATATTATCAGCAAGGTCAGTTTTGTGAGACACAATGTTAGTCTAATagatttacaatgtttttatcacaatACAGATAAGTTATATCCAATTTCATGGAAAAACTTAAACCACtattaaaatatagtagtatGCTTTGTAATTTCTCATGTAAGGTATTTCACACATTAGTTTCATTGGCCAATGTGAAATTGATTAGTTCTTTAAAAAGCAGGTTCATATTTGATAACAATACAAGGATATTTGaaagaagtttgattttttatttaaatgtagcaTAATATTACTGAAGCAACACATAAGAGTGATTTTATAAACTTGATTGCgtttacaataaaactattttctttgatGAACTGTACCTAAGACACAAAATTTTGTCTTAAATTTAGCTGAGTAAAActgtgcaataaataataaaaaatgttttctaacaaataagaaaatgcctataaacataaaaaaaatgttaagttaaattaattttgtatttcaaaatgaaataataacaataatatttatgattaaatattatctactgaaaattaaaattactttaagtaatacaatcttaaattgtatatatatatcttattgtaCAAAGCTGTTAATGTTTGAACATAATGTAAACGAACTGGTTAGCTCCCATGACATTGTGTATGgaatttttactgtaattatagAAAAGCAAATGGATAATAAACTCTTCCGCTTATAACAGAAGCATATACCCTTATACATATCTCTTGgtcagtgaaaaattaaaatcaccagcACCAGAActtaagttggattccaaaaccaaCACATGTGATAATTTCCTTGGTCAGTGCAACCCAgtgtaattcaattttgtacataaatgacctgccttttaat contains:
- the LOC124373661 gene encoding esterase 6-like; the protein is MLDEIEISTKQGRLRGLVKKSIGRSNKLYYSFQGIPYAKPPVGNLRFKEPEPYGHWEDTSMPTKRR